The following coding sequences are from one Triticum dicoccoides isolate Atlit2015 ecotype Zavitan chromosome 4A, WEW_v2.0, whole genome shotgun sequence window:
- the LOC119285404 gene encoding dnaJ protein ERDJ3A-like, with amino-acid sequence MGIPIRSLLVASLVLSSIALHVAAKTLDPYKVLGVDKNASQRDIKKAFHKLSLKYHPDKNKEKGAQQKFEEINNAHEILSDEEKRKNYDLYGDEKGNPGMGAGNFGSHDFTGGGPRTTYFSSGDGWQTMGGQGNSKTFSFSFGGNPGAGGGNPFGFDLGDVFSNMFSGGSMGGNQHGGFAGSGKPSARTSSQHKNPVTIQEVTMQTFNKEIADQGITWLLLFYTQQAKGQFVLESVLEDVARSLDGAVRAGKVNCDIEKALCKKNGVSVGKSARLFIYSYSTAEKGSLHEYSGDSDAKSLKTFCQEHLPRFSRRVDINQFNFPSNAFPNLPEVLLLSTKKDTPTMWRAVSGMFHSRLTFYDAEVKDVSFPLLKRLGVKNVPALVGRTVNGEVQLLKDGISVKDLRSGIKELKTLLESFEKKNKKLASEQAKKHAKASEPKENKIPLLSASNFEETCGEKAPVCIIGVFKSNKAKEKLESILSEISQKTLIRGQSYSSGNAITYALLDGNKQSAFLSSFDKSGYKSSDKLLLAYKPRRGRFAVYKGEVSMEEAERFVVSVLNGDVQLSATGQKPVLR; translated from the exons ATGGGGATCCCAATCCGATCTCTCCTCGTCGCCTCTCTCGTCCTCAGTTCGATCGCCCTGCATGTCGCGGCCAAAACCTTGGATCCCTACAAG GTTCTTGGGGTTGACAAGAATGCCAGTCAAAGGGATATTAAGAAAGCTTTTCACAA GCTTTCACTAAAATATCATCCTGACAAGAATAAAGAGAAGGGTGCACAGCAGAAATTTGAAGAGATAAATAATG CACATGAGATTTTGTCAGATGAAGAGAAGAGGAAAAACTATGATCTCTACGGTGATGAGAAGGGTAACCCAGGTATGGGTGCTGGAAATTTTGGGAGCCATGACTTCACTGGTGGTGGCCCCAGGACTACCTATTTCTCATCGGGTGATGGATGGCAGACAATGGGTGGTCAGGGAAATTCAAAAACATTCTCCTTCTCGTTTGGTGGCAACCCTGGGGCTGGCGGGGGAAATCCGTTTGGCTTTGATCTTGGTGATGTTTTCTCAAACATGTTTTCTGGTGGATCAATGGGTGGTAACCAGCATGGTGGGTTTGCTGGTTCTGGTAAACCCAGTGCCAGAACTTCCAGTCAGCATAAAAACCCTGTCACTATTCAGGAGGTTACGATGCAAACATTCAACAAAGAAATAGCTGACCAAGGAATAACTTGGCTTCTGCTATTCTATACACAACAAGCAAAAGGTCAATTTGTGCTTGAAAGTGTTCTGGAGGATGTGGCTCGTTCATTGGATGGTGCAGTGAGG GCTGGCAAGGTAAATTGTGATATTGAAAAGGCCCTTTGCAAGAAAAACGGGGTTTCAGTAGGTAAATCGGCTCGTCTCTTCATTTATTCGTACAGCACTGCAGAGAAAGGGTCTTTGCATGAGTACTCTGGAGATAGTGATGCTAAGAGCCTGAAGACATTCTGTCAAGAACACCTGCCGAGATTCTCCAGACGGGTCGACATTAACCAATTCAATTTCCCTTCCAATGCCTTCCCAAACCTTCCTGAAGTGCTTTTGCTGTCAACAAAGAAGGACACACCAACGATGTGGCGAGCAGTCAGTGGGATGTTCCACAGTCGTTTGACATTCTATGATGCAGAG GTTAAGGATGTTTCCTTTCCACTGCTCAAACGCCTTGGCGTGAAGAACGTTCCAGCGCTCGTTGGTCGAACAGTTAACGGTGAGGTGCAACTTCTGAAGGATGGTATTTCAGTGAAAGATCTCCGATCTGGCATCAAAGAATTGAAGACCCTGCTAGAAAGTTttgagaagaagaacaagaagctagCATCGGAACAAGCTAAGAAACATGCCAAGGCAAGTGAACCGAAGGAAAACAAAATCCCTCTCCTCAGCGCCTCCAATTTCGAGGAAACCTGTGGAGAGAAGGCTCCAGTATGCATCATTGGTGTTTTCAAGTCCAACAAAGCCAAGGAAAAGCTGGAGAGCATCCTGTCTGAG atatctcagaagactctgATCAGGGGGCAGAGCTACAGCTCTGGAAACGCAATCACCTACGCCTTGTTGGACGGCAACAAACAATCTGCGTTCCTGTCCTCGTTCGACAAGTCCGGATACAAGTCGTCCGATAAGCTCCTGCTCGCGTACAAGCCTCGACGGGGGAGGTTCGCTGTGTATAAGGGTGAGGTGTCAATGGAAGAAGCTGAAAGGTTTGTGGTTTCCGTCCTGAATGGAGACGTGCAGTTGTCAGCAACCGGACAGAAGCCAGTTCTTAGGTAG